Proteins co-encoded in one uncultured Draconibacterium sp. genomic window:
- a CDS encoding ATP-dependent DNA helicase RecQ, with protein MEDFRQILTRYWGYPDFRPLQLEIIEAVAAGKDTLGLMPTGGGKSITFQVYSLAHEGICVVVTPLIALMKDQVANLNRKGIKALAVHSGMSAREIKLTLDNAVWGNYKFLYVSPERLNSERFVERLKQMKVNLLTVDEAHCISQWGYDFRPSYLSIIKVRELLPKVKILALTATATPKVADDIQDRLGFKEKNLLKMSFHRENLSYLVRHVENKTGYLLDTLKKSKGSGVVYVRSRKATREIAEELRQNRISADYYHAGLGNFVRSARQDDWLTGRTRVIVATNAFGMGIDKANVRFVIHIDAPDSLEAYYQEAGRAGRDGKKSAAVLLYNNADTTKLKKHISTSFPETDNIKRIYDSLCNYFQIAVGHGKGQVREFSLQGFAQAYKFQQAMVYNSLKILQRQEYLEFTEQVDSPSRIYFTISRDELYKFQVANAKLDDFIKLLLRSYTGLFTGYVSVDEELLSKRSGLDRDQVYNYLKHLRQSKVIDYVPKSQTPFIFFSKERVHIDRLKISKENYDLRKKDYTEKIESVIHYATDSATCRSQILLNYFGESDAAPCGTCDICKAKQALALSDYEFETVSKRVQKLLEAPCTYENLLFKLKGDQQKMREIVKWLLDNKKIIYRVDGLLEWK; from the coding sequence ATGGAAGACTTCAGGCAGATACTTACCCGCTATTGGGGCTACCCCGATTTCCGGCCGTTGCAGCTCGAAATAATAGAGGCTGTTGCAGCAGGGAAAGATACGCTTGGTTTAATGCCAACCGGCGGCGGAAAATCCATTACTTTCCAGGTGTATTCGCTGGCACACGAAGGTATTTGTGTGGTGGTAACTCCGCTAATTGCTTTGATGAAAGATCAGGTGGCAAACCTGAACCGAAAAGGGATAAAGGCACTGGCGGTACACAGTGGTATGTCGGCACGCGAAATAAAACTTACGCTCGATAATGCTGTGTGGGGCAATTACAAGTTTTTGTATGTATCGCCCGAGCGCCTGAATTCAGAGCGTTTCGTGGAACGCCTGAAACAAATGAAAGTAAACCTGTTAACGGTTGACGAGGCGCACTGTATTTCGCAATGGGGGTACGATTTTCGCCCAAGCTACTTAAGCATTATTAAGGTGCGCGAGCTGCTGCCTAAAGTAAAAATACTGGCGTTAACAGCAACTGCAACGCCTAAAGTAGCCGATGATATTCAGGACAGACTGGGCTTCAAGGAGAAGAATTTGTTAAAGATGTCTTTTCACCGCGAAAACCTGAGTTACCTGGTGCGTCATGTCGAGAATAAAACGGGTTACCTGCTGGATACGCTGAAGAAAAGTAAAGGCTCGGGAGTGGTGTATGTGCGAAGCCGCAAAGCCACCCGCGAAATTGCAGAGGAACTACGGCAAAACAGAATTTCGGCCGATTATTACCATGCCGGATTGGGAAATTTTGTGCGTAGTGCGCGGCAAGACGACTGGCTGACCGGAAGAACACGTGTGATTGTGGCCACTAATGCTTTTGGAATGGGAATCGACAAAGCTAACGTTCGATTTGTGATTCATATTGATGCGCCCGATTCGCTGGAAGCTTATTACCAGGAGGCGGGTAGGGCAGGCCGCGACGGGAAAAAATCGGCAGCAGTACTATTATATAATAATGCTGATACCACCAAGCTAAAAAAGCATATTTCAACTTCGTTTCCCGAAACCGATAATATTAAACGTATTTACGATTCCTTGTGTAACTATTTCCAGATTGCTGTAGGGCACGGAAAAGGGCAGGTGCGCGAGTTTAGTTTACAGGGATTTGCGCAGGCCTATAAATTTCAGCAGGCGATGGTTTATAACAGTCTAAAAATTCTGCAACGCCAGGAGTATTTGGAATTTACCGAACAGGTTGATAGTCCGTCGCGAATCTATTTTACCATTTCGCGCGATGAATTGTACAAATTTCAAGTGGCAAATGCTAAGCTCGACGATTTTATAAAGCTGCTTTTACGCTCGTACACCGGTTTGTTTACAGGTTATGTGTCGGTTGATGAAGAGTTGTTGTCGAAACGTTCGGGGCTTGATCGCGATCAGGTGTACAACTACCTAAAACACCTGCGCCAATCGAAAGTGATTGATTATGTGCCAAAAAGTCAAACGCCGTTTATCTTCTTCTCCAAAGAGCGGGTGCATATCGACCGGCTGAAAATCTCGAAAGAAAACTATGATCTGCGTAAAAAAGACTACACCGAAAAAATTGAGTCGGTAATTCATTATGCTACCGATTCGGCTACATGTAGAAGCCAAATTCTGTTAAACTACTTTGGCGAAAGCGATGCAGCACCTTGTGGTACCTGCGATATTTGTAAAGCCAAACAGGCACTGGCACTCAGCGATTACGAATTTGAAACCGTTAGCAAACGCGTACAAAAGTTACTTGAAGCCCCCTGCACCTACGAAAATCTCTTGTTCAAACTAAAAGGCGACCAACAAAAAATGCGCGAAATAGTTAAGTGGCTGCTCGATAACAAAAAGATTATTTACCGCGTTGATGGACTGCTGGAATGGAAGTAG
- the guaB gene encoding IMP dehydrogenase, with the protein MSFLEDKIQFEGLTFDDVLLIPSYSELLPREVDLSSKFTRNIIINTPIISAAMDTVTESKMAIAIAREGGIGVIHKNMGIEEQAHQVTTVKRAENGMIYDPITITPEKKVKDALDIMGKYKIGGIPVVDGHGHLVGIVTNRDLRFELNMSRPISEVMTSENLVSTTESTDLHKAAEILQRHKIEKLPVVDKENKLIGLVTYKDITKAKDKPLACKDEKGRLRVAAGVGIAGDTMDRVDALVQAQVDALVLDTAHGHTKGVVEMLKRIKSKYPEKDVVAGNIATVEAAKLLVSAGADAVKVGIGPGSICTTRVIAGVGVPQLSAIYNVSKAIKDSGVPVIGDGGLRYSGDIVKGLAAGADSMMAGGLFAGVEESPGETILYQGRKFKAYRGMGSVEAMQKGSKDRYFQDMEEDIKKLVPEGIAARVPFKGSLYEVLYQLLGGIRAGMGYCGAQNIKALQQAKFTRISNAGVQESHPHDVSITREAPNYSSRQ; encoded by the coding sequence ATGTCGTTTCTAGAAGACAAAATACAGTTTGAAGGGTTAACTTTCGACGACGTACTTTTAATTCCTTCATATTCAGAATTATTACCACGCGAAGTTGATTTATCTTCAAAATTCACCCGTAACATTATTATCAACACCCCGATTATTTCGGCTGCAATGGATACCGTTACCGAAAGTAAAATGGCCATTGCCATTGCCCGTGAAGGAGGTATTGGTGTGATTCATAAAAATATGGGGATTGAGGAGCAAGCGCATCAGGTAACAACTGTAAAACGTGCCGAAAATGGTATGATCTACGATCCGATTACCATTACTCCTGAAAAGAAGGTGAAGGATGCGCTGGACATTATGGGCAAATATAAAATTGGTGGTATTCCGGTTGTTGATGGTCACGGCCACCTGGTAGGTATTGTTACCAACCGCGACCTTCGTTTCGAGTTAAATATGAGCCGTCCGATTTCGGAAGTTATGACCAGCGAAAACCTGGTTTCTACTACTGAATCAACTGACCTGCATAAAGCGGCAGAAATTCTTCAGCGACATAAAATTGAAAAACTTCCGGTTGTTGATAAGGAAAATAAGCTGATCGGGCTGGTTACTTATAAAGACATTACCAAAGCAAAAGATAAACCACTTGCCTGTAAAGACGAAAAAGGCCGTTTGCGCGTAGCTGCCGGTGTTGGTATTGCTGGCGACACTATGGACCGTGTAGATGCATTGGTACAAGCACAGGTTGATGCATTGGTTTTGGATACAGCACACGGTCATACGAAAGGTGTGGTTGAAATGTTGAAACGCATAAAATCAAAATATCCGGAGAAAGATGTTGTTGCCGGAAATATTGCCACTGTCGAAGCGGCAAAATTGCTGGTTAGCGCCGGTGCCGATGCAGTAAAAGTTGGAATTGGACCGGGATCGATTTGTACTACCCGTGTTATTGCCGGGGTTGGAGTACCACAGCTTTCAGCTATCTACAATGTTTCAAAAGCGATTAAAGATTCTGGCGTTCCGGTAATTGGCGATGGCGGACTACGTTATTCTGGTGATATTGTTAAAGGATTAGCTGCCGGTGCCGACTCGATGATGGCTGGTGGATTGTTTGCCGGTGTTGAAGAATCACCAGGCGAAACCATTCTTTATCAGGGAAGAAAGTTTAAAGCTTACCGTGGTATGGGATCGGTTGAAGCCATGCAAAAAGGTTCGAAAGACCGCTATTTCCAGGATATGGAAGAAGATATTAAGAAACTGGTTCCTGAGGGAATTGCTGCACGTGTTCCTTTTAAAGGATCGTTGTACGAAGTGCTTTATCAATTACTGGGAGGTATTCGTGCCGGAATGGGCTATTGCGGTGCACAAAATATAAAAGCGCTTCAACAGGCTAAATTCACCCGAATTTCAAATGCGGGTGTTCAGGAAAGCCATCCACACGATGTAAGTATTACACGTGAAGCACCGAATTACAGCAGCCGCCAGTAA